In Erigeron canadensis isolate Cc75 chromosome 6, C_canadensis_v1, whole genome shotgun sequence, the following are encoded in one genomic region:
- the LOC122603630 gene encoding ABC transporter B family member 13-like isoform X2, translating to MREVELLANQDSGDIQTPKVDIKSDTESAKKNASFSGLFYAADKWDFFLMLFGSIGACIHGAALPVFFVLFGRMIDTLGHLSSHPHRLYSEVSKNSLYLVYLGLVVFVSSWIGVACWMQTGERQTARLRFKYLQSVLRKDIKFFDTVAKDRNLLFHISSDAILVQDALGDKIGHGLRYLSQFFVGFVVGFTSVWQLTLLTLAIVPLIAFAGGAYTMIMSTLSEKSEAAYAESGKIAEENISQVRTVYSFVGEEKAIELYSRSLQNALKLGKKSGFAKGVGIGFTYSLLFCAWALLLWYAGILVRHHDTNGGKAFTTIINVIFSGFALGQAAPNLAAIAKGKAAAGNIVSMIKEDVDPSRKSNSGMAFSKVDGSIEFRDVCFAYPSRPNMVFEDLSFSAGVGKKIALVGPSGSGKSTIISLIQRFYDPTSGQILLDGHDIKTLQLSWLRGLMGLVSQEPALFATTIAENILYGKPDADMDHVMQVAKAANAHSFIQGLPNGYDTQVGEGGTQLSGGQKQRIAIARATLRNPKILLLDEATSALDSESELIVQQSLNTVMSNRTTIVVAHRLSTVRDVDTIIVLKNGQVVEKGTHITLISKGGEYANLVNLQALEHTSTKGQTSVSQHSYYQEFDPLATKTVNADDGNDSLSRSSKNAPSIWDLVKLNQPEWPYALAGSLGAILAGMQAPLFALGITYILTAFYSHDNSKIRDDVRCASLIFVGAGIVTIPIYMLQHYFYTLMGERLTTRVRLSMFSAMLTNEIGWFDLDENSTGSLMSKLAADATLVRSALADRLSTIVQNIALTVTAFVISFILSWRIALVIVSTFPLLIGASITEQLFLKGFGGDYTTAYSRATSMAREAIANIRTVAAFGAEDKVSHQFSIELNRPGKQACLRGHISGFGYGCSQLLAFCSYALGLCHRFIDS from the exons ATGAGAGAAGTTGAACTTTTGGCAAATCAAGATTCTGGTGATATACAAACTCCAAAAGTTGACATTAAATCAGATACAGAATCAGCAAAAAAGAATGCTTCATTTTCGGGCTTATTTTACGCAGCTGATAAATGGGATTTCTTCTTAATGTTATTTGGAAGCATTGGAGCTTGTATTCATGGTGCCGCGCTTccggttttctttgttttgtttggcAGAATGATTGATACTTTGGGTCATTTGTCTTCACATCCACATAGATTATATTCTGAAGTTTCTAAG AATTCTCTGTATTTGGTGTATCTTGGACTGGTTGTTTTTGTATCATCATGGATTG GTGTTGCATGCTGGATGCAGACAGGAGAAAGACAAACAGCACGTCTACGTTTCAAATATCTTCAATCTGTGTTGAGAAAGGATATTAAGTTTTTTGACACTGTAGCTAAGGATAGAAATCTACTCTTTCACATTTCTAGTGATGCTATACTTGTGCAAGACGCGTTAGGCGACAAG ATAGGTCATGGTTTACGGTATCTTTCCCAGTTTTTTGTTGGGTTTGTGGTGGGATTTACTTCAGTTTGGCAGCTCACACTTCTAACCTTGGCCATTGTCCCACTCATTGCTTTCGCCGGAGGAGCATACACAATGATCATGTCTACCTTATCTGAAAAAAGTGAGGCTGCATATGCCGAATCTGGGAAGATTGCAGAGGAG AATATATCACAAGTTCGTACTGTATATTCGTTTGTGGGTGAAGAGAAAGCAATTGAATTATACTCTAGATCACTTCAAAATGCACTGAAACTTGGGAAGAAGAGTGGATTTGCTAAAGGAGTCGGCATCGGCTTCACATATTCACTCTTGTTTTGTGCTTGGGCGTTACTACTTTGGTACGCCGGCATACTTGTTCGACACCATGACACAAATGGTGGCAAAGCATTCACAACAATCATCAATGTCATCTTTAGTGGATT TGCTCTTGGTCAGGCTGCACCAAATCTTGCAGCCATTGCTAAAGGTAAGGCTGCTGCTGGAAACATTGTAAGCATGATTAAAGAGGATGTTGACCCCTCTAGAAAGTCAAATTCAGGGATGGCCTTCTCAAAAGTGGATGGAAGCATTGAGTTTCGTGACGTGTGTTTTGCTTATCCATCAAGACCAAATATGGTATTTGAAGATTTGAGCTTTTCTGCTGGTGTTGGGAAAAAAATTGCACTTGTCGGTCCTAGTGGTTCGGGAAAAAGCACCATCATTTCTTTGATACAACGGTTCTATGACCCCACTTCAG GGCAAATATTGTTGGATGGCCATGATATAAAGACTCTCCAGTTAAGTTGGTTAAGAGGGCTCATGGGCTTGGTTAGTCAGGAACCAGCATTATTTGCCACAACTATAGCCGAAAACATTCTTTATGGTAAACCTGATGCAGACATGGACCACGTAATGCAAGTTGCCAAAGCTGCAAACGCGCACTCGTTCATTCAAGGATTACCAAATGGTTACGACACTCAAGTAGGAGAAGGGGGAACCCAACTTTCAGGAGGCCAAAAACAAAGAATAGCAATTGCACGGGCTACACTTAGAAACCCAAAGATTTTACTGCTAGATGAAGCAACAAGTGCTCTCGATTCTGAATCAGAACTCATTGTCCAACAGTCGTTAAACACGGTTATGTCAAATAGGACCACAATTGTTGTGGCTCACAGATTATCCACAGTTAGAGATGTTGACACCAttattgttttgaaaaatggTCAAGTGGTCGAAAAGGGTACCCATATAACATTAATCTCTAAAGGTGGGGAGTATGCAAATCTAGTAAATCTACAAGCATTAGAACACACCAGTACAAAAGGTCAAACCAGTGTTAGTCAACATTCTTATTATCAAGAGTTTGACCCATTAGCCACAAAAACAGTGAATGCAGATGACGGAAATGACTCTTTATCAAGATCTTCCAAGAACGCGCCATCAATTTGGGATCTTGTGAAACTGAATCAGCCAGAGTGGCCTTATGCATTGGCAGGGTCTTTGGGTGCAATTCTAGCAGGAATGCAAGCTCCTTTATTTGCTCTTGGGATCACATATATTTTGACTGCCTTCTATTCTCATGATAATTCTAAAATTAGAGATGATGTTCGATGTGCATCACTTATATTTGTTGGAGCTGGGATTGTAACAATACCGATATATATGTTGCAACATTATTTCTATACATTGATGGGAGAACGTCTTACTACCAGGGTCCGTTTATCCATGTTCTCAG CTATGCTTACAAATGAAATTGGCTGGTTTGATTTGGATGAAAACTCCACTGGTTCACTTATGTCAAAACTGGCTGCGGATGCCACGTTAGTAAGAAGTGCCTTGGCTGATCGTCTATCGACAATTGTACAGAACATTGCCCTCACTGTGACTGCATTTGTGATCTCTTTTATATTGAGCTGGAGAATAGCATTAGTCATTGTTTCCACGTTTCCTCTTTTAATTGGGGCTTCCATAACTGAG CAACTTTTTCTAAAGGGATTTGGTGGAGATTATACAACTGCATATTCTCGAGCTACATCTATGGCCCGTGAAGCCATAGCTAACATCCGAACTGTTGCTGCATTTGGTGCAGAAGATAAAGTGTCACATCAATTCTCTATTGAACTCAACCGGCCAGGAAAACAAGCCTGTCTACGTGGTCATATATCAGGTTTTGGGTACGGTTGTTCCCAACTCCTTGCTTTCTGCTCATACgctttgggtctttg TCACCGCTTTATCGATAGCTGA